A window from Pokkaliibacter sp. MBI-7 encodes these proteins:
- a CDS encoding LysE/ArgO family amino acid transporter, translating to MINTLLTGAVVSGSLIVAIGSQNAFLLKCGLKKQYALSVATVCFLGDILLISTGVLGIGTLLYKAPLWKDLLTLGGVVFLFWYGYQSAKSAWKGSSHLELENSDIAQSWLKVVLMAMAITFLNPHVYLDTVVILGGVTAQMEPDEKLLFVIGALVASGIWFYGLVYLANKLIPLFSKPRTWRMLDSAISCIMFGIALKLVTPLLSQYI from the coding sequence GTTTCTGGAAGTTTGATTGTCGCAATCGGTAGCCAAAATGCGTTTCTATTAAAGTGCGGATTAAAAAAGCAATACGCACTGTCCGTTGCCACTGTCTGTTTTCTTGGTGACATTCTTCTCATCAGTACTGGTGTACTTGGTATAGGGACACTTCTCTATAAAGCACCATTATGGAAAGACCTTTTGACTCTTGGCGGCGTAGTATTTCTTTTCTGGTATGGCTACCAATCTGCAAAATCAGCGTGGAAAGGTTCAAGTCACCTAGAGTTGGAGAATTCGGACATTGCCCAGAGTTGGTTAAAAGTCGTTTTGATGGCGATGGCTATCACTTTTTTAAATCCACATGTCTATCTGGATACGGTGGTGATCCTTGGTGGTGTGACTGCTCAAATGGAACCTGATGAAAAACTATTGTTTGTTATCGGGGCGCTGGTTGCATCAGGGATATGGTTCTATGGCTTGGTGTATTTGGCTAACAAGTTGATCCCACTCTTTAGTAAGCCAAGAACATGGCGAATGTTAGATTCTGCGATTTCATGCATCATGTTTGGTATTGCATTAAAGCTGGTAACACCTCTGCTAAGCCAATACATATAG